Sequence from the Neptunomonas japonica JAMM 1380 genome:
AAGCTATATAGAAAGCTGCTGTACATCTACTTCTGTAGGAGTGTCTTTGCCATGACACTCTCCAGAAACGTCATATAAACTGTCTAAGTCAAGCAGGTCTAGTTCTTTTCCGTCAACTTGAATTAGGTTGTTCTTTTGAAAGCGGGTAAAAATACGACTCACTGTTTCTACAGCTAATCCTAAGTAGTTACCTATTTCATTGCGCGACATCGATAGTCTGAATTTATGAGCAGAGTAACCGCGCGCTTGAAAGCGTTGAGAGAGTTTAATGAGGAACGTAGCAACGCGCTCTTCAGCGTTCTTTTTTGAGAGGAGAAGCATCATTTGTTGATCGTCTCTAATCTCTTTGCTCATGGTTCGCATTACTTGGCGTCTCAGCTCTGGTAACTGGCCACAAAGTGTATCTAAATTATCAAAGGGAATTTCACATACCGTTGTAGTTTCCATTATTTTAGTGGAAACCGGGTAGTGTTGATTATCATAACCGCTTAAACCAACCAGCTCCCCTGGAAAGTAAAAGCCCGTGATCTGCTCTTCGCCTTCATTGGTAATGGTGTAGCTTTTAACGCTGCCTGCACGAATAGCAAAAACCGATTCGAAGTTGTCACCCTGATGAAATAGGTGATCTCCTTTTTTTAGAGGTCGGCTTTTCTCAATAATATTATCGAGGCTTTCCATTTCCGTGTTGTTTAATGAGACGGGAAGGCAAAGTGAGCTTAGGCTACATGTATTACAATGGGCTTGTTGCAGGCTATGCAGTTTCCCTTCCTTTTTTATATCGCTCATGGCCAATTCCTGTGTTTGTTACATAATGAGAGGCTACTCAGCCGCTAATTATGTAACATTTCGAGGAAGGCGTGAAGTATCTATTAGATGATACGAGAAAAACCTTGTGTCGCTTGTTGTTTCGGGATGTAGCGATCGAAGGCCATGCAGATACGTCTAATCAGCAAGCGTCCTGCTGCAGTTACATGAATACGCTGCCCGTCTAGTTGAATCAAGCCATCCTGAGCAAAGAGTTGTAATTCAGACTGCTCTTGTGAAAAATACTCTTTAAAATCAATGCAAAATAGCTTTTCTATCGGTTTTGGGTCTAACTCGAAATGGCAAATTAATTGTGTAATTACGGCGCGACGAATTTGGTCGTCTGTGCTTAATTGCACACCGCGTCGGATAGCGCTTGCGCGTGTATCAACTGCTGTAGAGTAGGCGTTAATGTCATGTTCATTTTGATAATAAACATCCCCTATCTGACTAATGGCGGAGACGCCCATAGCAACTAAATCACAATCTGAGTGGGTAGTGTAGCCTTGGAAGTTGCGATGAAGCTGTCCACTCTGTTGAGCAAGTGCTAGTTCATCGTCAGGTTTTGCAAAGTGGTCCATGCCAATATACACATAACCCGCATCGAGTAACTTATTAATAGTGGACTCAAGAATGGCTAATTTTGTTTCAGGGCTTGGTAGGTCTTCTGCATTAATGTGTTTTTGTGAGCGGAATCGATCGGGCATATGAGCATAATTAAAGACGGACAAGCGGTCGGGGCTCATGTCAATGACGGTATCAAGGGTGGCATTGAAGCTTTCAAATGTTTGGTGAGGCAGCCCGTATATGAGATCCATGTTGATCGATTTGAAGCCAAGATCACGTGCGGCCGTTAGCACGGCTGCCGTTTGTTCGGTGGGTTGAATGCGATTAACCGCTTTCTGAACAACGGGGTTTACATCCTGAACGCCAAGGCTGATTCGGTTGAAGCCGGCTTTTCTGAGCGTGCGCATTGTTTCTAATGATGCTTCACGTGGGTCTATTTCGATGGAATAATCACCGCTATCATCGTCAAGTAAATTAAACTCTTGCTTGAGTTTGTTCATAAGCTCTGTCATTTGCTCATCGCTAATGAAAGTAGGTGTGCCGCCACCCCAATGTAGCTGGTTAACAATTCGACCGTCGCTATACCATTTTGCTGCTTGCTCAATCTCTTTATACAGGGTGTCTAAATAAGGTTGAGCTTTCTTTCGGTTGCGGCTAATCACTTTATTGCAGGCGCAGAAGTAACATACATGAGCACAGAAAGGGATGTGCACATAAAGTGATAAGGGCGCTGTCTTATCAGTGGTTGTTTGCCCGTTTAGTACAAGTTGCTCTTCAGATAGTGAAGCGTCAAATTGGATGGCTGTCGGGTATGAGGTATATCGAGGTCCTGATAAATCATAACGTTTAATTAGATCTAGGTCCCACGAAATAGTTTTGTCTGGGCTCACGATAAGTTCCTCATAATATTAAGCGCTGCAGTATAACATTTGGTATAGATAATAATTTGACGCGTATCAAATACCAAGGATTCCATTAAATGGAATGGTATATAAACCGAAAAGGATAATCATTAGGCCTGCAATGTGTTGCACATTACGGTTGGCTAAGAGCGTTTGCATCTGTTTGGCGAGCATTCCGGTGCTAAGCATAGCCGGTAGTGTACCAATACCAAAAGCGAACATCAGGCTGGCGCTTTGGATAGGGTCCTGTGCTGTTGCTGCCCATATAAGGGTGCTGTAAATAAGCCCGCAGGGTAGCCATCCCCAAAAAAAGCCAAGCAATAGCGCTTGTTTTATGTTCCTTACGGGGAGCAGTTTGCTGGCGGTGGGGCGAATGCTAGACCATAGCTTGCTGCCAAGTTTTTCAACATGAGTTAGGCCTTTCCACCATTGGGCAACATATAAGCCCATTGTGATAAGCAATAAGCCAGCAATTGTGCGAAGAGCAATGGCCAGAGTGCTATCTTGAATTAATATCCCAAGGGAGCCGACTAATGCCCCTGCTATACTGTAGCTGATGAGTCTACCGAAGTTGTAGCCTATAAGGTTTGGAATACGGCTGTGTTTTTGTCCTAGAGCAATGGTGGCTGCAATGCCGCCACACATCCCTAAGCAGTGAGCGCTACCAAGCAACCCAAGCAAAACGGCTGTGGATATAGAAAGAGACTCAGTCACGTGAGGAGTTTGCCTTTCCTTGTTTGGCATCATCCGGAATCAGGTCATCATCGTCATCAAATAATATGCTATGGGCGGGTGATTCAAGGTCATCAAACTGACCCGTGTTCACACTCCAGAAAAAAGCCCAAATGGCGAATCCCAACAAGATGATAGCTATGGGTATTAATACAAAAAGAATTTCCATGGAGAATTATCTCGAAAATTGAAGAGGCTATTTTACAGGATTACGGCGAACAAGTTTAGTCAGACGAAGCGCATTGCCAACAACAATGAGAGAGCTGACCGACATGCCTATCGCGGCCATGTAAGGTGCTATAAAGCCCATAGCCGCTAATGGTAAAGCAATTAGGTTATACAGCAGTGCCCAGCTTAGGTTCTGGCGAATAATAAACTGAGTTTTGCGTGACAGAAGAATAGCATCTGTTAGCCGCTCAATATCGCTACTGATCAGCACGGCATCAGCGTTAGTTTTAGCAAGATCTGTAGCACCACCCATAGCAATGGATGTTTGAGCTCCAGCGAGTACCGGGATATCGTTAATTCCGTCGCCAATCATGACTACTTTAGCGCCTTGGTTTTGCAGTTTTTGAATATAGGTAAGCTTTTCTTTGGGGGAGGTGTTTGCAATGACTTTGTCTATATTTAATTCTGAAGCAACTTCCTGAACGGCAGCAGAGTTGTCTCCCGTGAGCATTTGAATGTTAAGGCCGAGGCGTTTTAAAGTGTTCAAGGTTTGTTGGGTGTTTTTGCGAATTTGGTCGTTTAAGCAGAACCAGGCGAGCGGTGATTGGGCGTTACAAAGTAGTAGCCATTGGCCGCTATGATTGGGTGCATCACTATAAGTAAGTTGTTGTTGACATAGTGCAGATGCAAATTCAGGCTGACCAATACGGTAAACGATATTATCAACACTCCCTTCTAAGCCTTGCCCTAGTTCTACGTGGAGTGAGTCTGCTGTTTGGCGTTGATATTTGCGAAATGCCTTAGCAATAGGGTGTTCAGAATGAGCTTCTAATGCGGCGGCAATTTCCAGCGCTGTTTTTGCATCTGTGTTACAGCATAAGTGCGTACTTTTAAGTGATAAATTGCCTTCTGTGAGTGTGCCTGTTTTATCAAAAATGACATGGGTTGCAGTCGCTAGGCTTTCTAGTACATGGCCGCGGGTGATGAGTAGTCCATGTTGTCTGAGTGTGCCGGTTGCTGCTGTGAGTGCAGTAGGCGTGGCTAATGAAAGCGCGCAAGGGCAAGTAACAACTAGGACTGAAAGAGTGATCCAAAAAGCATTTTTAGGATCGATTTGCCACCAAATAAGGCTAACAACAACCGCTGTTATTAGAACGGCGGCAACAAAATAACTAGCGACCTTATCGGCAGTTTTGGCTACAGCGGGTTTTTCTTCATGTGCTCTGTCGAGTAATCTGACGATGGCAGATAGTTTTGTTGCTGCTCCCACTTCTGTGATTCTTAGCTGAAGGGGGCTTTCCACATTAATGGTCCCACCGACTACATGATCGTTTAGCGTTTTGCTGATGGGGAGGTATTCACCGGTTAGGGCTGATTCATCCACTGAAGAGTAACCTGCGACAATAATGCCATCTGCAGGTATCGTGTGGCCGGGTTTAACCAGAACAATGTCTCCAATGTTCAGATCAGTGGCTGGAATCAGTATCTCTTGCTCGTCGACTAGTTTTATGGCGCTGGCTGGAATTAGGTTTAGTAAGGCGTTGCCTGCTCGTCCGGTCCTGTGTCTTGCTTGCATTTCCAGATAGCGACCGATTAATAGAAAGAAAGTAAACATGGTCACGGAGTCAAAATAAACTTCGCCACTTTGAGTATAGGTAGCCCAAGCACTCGCTAGGTAAGCTCCACCAATGGCGATAGATACTGGAACATCCATACTGAGATGGCGTGTTCTGATATCACGTAAGGCCGCCGTAAAAAAGGGTCTGGCAGAGTACAGTAATATCGGTGTGGCAATGATAAGGCTGGTCCA
This genomic interval carries:
- a CDS encoding sulfite exporter TauE/SafE family protein gives rise to the protein MTESLSISTAVLLGLLGSAHCLGMCGGIAATIALGQKHSRIPNLIGYNFGRLISYSIAGALVGSLGILIQDSTLAIALRTIAGLLLITMGLYVAQWWKGLTHVEKLGSKLWSSIRPTASKLLPVRNIKQALLLGFFWGWLPCGLIYSTLIWAATAQDPIQSASLMFAFGIGTLPAMLSTGMLAKQMQTLLANRNVQHIAGLMIILFGLYTIPFNGILGI
- a CDS encoding heavy metal translocating P-type ATPase is translated as MSSSLNCQDTPVTCFHCGQDVPKGVPFIANIKGTAQPMCCPGCKAVAETIVSSGLEHYYKYRQGDSTLTPDLSGTELPSTIQDELKLYDNASIQQNFVVTLEDDIKEATLVIEGITCAACVWLLEHHLVKQAGIEQASVNLTNHRARIRWHDSDITLSSIMAAIYHIGYQGHPYHPDKEEQLLELEKKRSFRRLGIAGLGMMQVMMMSIALYAGALQGIEEKFEIFIRWTSLIIATPILLYSARPFFTAALRDIRTRHLSMDVPVSIAIGGAYLASAWATYTQSGEVYFDSVTMFTFFLLIGRYLEMQARHRTGRAGNALLNLIPASAIKLVDEQEILIPATDLNIGDIVLVKPGHTIPADGIIVAGYSSVDESALTGEYLPISKTLNDHVVGGTINVESPLQLRITEVGAATKLSAIVRLLDRAHEEKPAVAKTADKVASYFVAAVLITAVVVSLIWWQIDPKNAFWITLSVLVVTCPCALSLATPTALTAATGTLRQHGLLITRGHVLESLATATHVIFDKTGTLTEGNLSLKSTHLCCNTDAKTALEIAAALEAHSEHPIAKAFRKYQRQTADSLHVELGQGLEGSVDNIVYRIGQPEFASALCQQQLTYSDAPNHSGQWLLLCNAQSPLAWFCLNDQIRKNTQQTLNTLKRLGLNIQMLTGDNSAAVQEVASELNIDKVIANTSPKEKLTYIQKLQNQGAKVVMIGDGINDIPVLAGAQTSIAMGGATDLAKTNADAVLISSDIERLTDAILLSRKTQFIIRQNLSWALLYNLIALPLAAMGFIAPYMAAIGMSVSSLIVVGNALRLTKLVRRNPVK
- the hemN gene encoding oxygen-independent coproporphyrinogen III oxidase; this encodes MSPDKTISWDLDLIKRYDLSGPRYTSYPTAIQFDASLSEEQLVLNGQTTTDKTAPLSLYVHIPFCAHVCYFCACNKVISRNRKKAQPYLDTLYKEIEQAAKWYSDGRIVNQLHWGGGTPTFISDEQMTELMNKLKQEFNLLDDDSGDYSIEIDPREASLETMRTLRKAGFNRISLGVQDVNPVVQKAVNRIQPTEQTAAVLTAARDLGFKSINMDLIYGLPHQTFESFNATLDTVIDMSPDRLSVFNYAHMPDRFRSQKHINAEDLPSPETKLAILESTINKLLDAGYVYIGMDHFAKPDDELALAQQSGQLHRNFQGYTTHSDCDLVAMGVSAISQIGDVYYQNEHDINAYSTAVDTRASAIRRGVQLSTDDQIRRAVITQLICHFELDPKPIEKLFCIDFKEYFSQEQSELQLFAQDGLIQLDGQRIHVTAAGRLLIRRICMAFDRYIPKQQATQGFSRII
- the ccoS gene encoding cbb3-type cytochrome oxidase assembly protein CcoS — translated: MEILFVLIPIAIILLGFAIWAFFWSVNTGQFDDLESPAHSILFDDDDDLIPDDAKQGKANSSRD
- the fnr gene encoding fumarate/nitrate reduction transcriptional regulator Fnr, giving the protein MSDIKKEGKLHSLQQAHCNTCSLSSLCLPVSLNNTEMESLDNIIEKSRPLKKGDHLFHQGDNFESVFAIRAGSVKSYTITNEGEEQITGFYFPGELVGLSGYDNQHYPVSTKIMETTTVCEIPFDNLDTLCGQLPELRRQVMRTMSKEIRDDQQMMLLLSKKNAEERVATFLIKLSQRFQARGYSAHKFRLSMSRNEIGNYLGLAVETVSRIFTRFQKNNLIQVDGKELDLLDLDSLYDVSGECHGKDTPTEVDVQQLSI